A stretch of Flexivirga aerilata DNA encodes these proteins:
- a CDS encoding LytR C-terminal domain-containing protein: protein MGHSTRRAAVAATAIAIALPTFAACGGSGGNDKKAEAPSTCVPSPTPTMKIGLGTIYVNVWNAGGKDGLAATVAQQLGWRGLHVIDTGNDPEAGSAKPPTTAQIRFGPGGRQIALTLATQVKDAQLVQDNRTNPTVDLVLGNKFALIPMPPTAASAVTVNVYNAYVLPGTAGTLAAEMRKRGFKVGQVGNDPKSGFYPDNATAIRYGSQGEPDARRVKLQVKDAKMINDGRKGTTVDLVIGSKWKDDTVVPVAQATVPPTPSPTSSPGC, encoded by the coding sequence ATGGGACATAGCACACGGCGCGCGGCAGTGGCCGCCACCGCGATTGCGATCGCCCTCCCGACGTTCGCCGCGTGCGGGGGCAGCGGCGGCAACGACAAGAAGGCCGAGGCGCCGTCGACCTGCGTGCCCTCGCCGACCCCGACGATGAAGATCGGGCTGGGCACCATCTACGTCAACGTCTGGAACGCCGGCGGCAAGGACGGCCTCGCCGCCACCGTCGCCCAGCAGCTGGGTTGGCGCGGCCTGCACGTCATCGACACCGGCAACGACCCGGAGGCCGGCAGCGCCAAACCCCCGACCACCGCGCAGATCCGCTTCGGGCCCGGCGGCCGGCAGATCGCGCTCACCCTGGCCACCCAGGTCAAGGACGCCCAGCTCGTGCAGGACAACCGCACCAACCCGACCGTCGACCTGGTGCTGGGCAACAAGTTCGCGCTGATCCCGATGCCGCCGACCGCGGCGAGCGCGGTCACCGTCAACGTCTACAACGCCTACGTGCTGCCCGGCACGGCCGGCACGCTCGCGGCGGAGATGCGCAAGCGCGGCTTCAAGGTCGGCCAGGTCGGCAACGACCCCAAGAGCGGGTTCTACCCCGACAACGCGACCGCGATCCGTTACGGCTCCCAGGGCGAGCCGGACGCGCGGCGGGTGAAGCTGCAGGTCAAGGACGCCAAGATGATCAACGACGGCCGCAAGGGCACCACCGTCGACCTGGTCATCGGCAGCAAGTGGAAGGACGACACGGTCGTGCCCGTCGCCCAGGCCACCGTGCCGCCCACTCCCTCGCCGACCTCGTCCCCCGGCTGTTAG